One Leishmania infantum JPCM5 genome chromosome 17 DNA window includes the following coding sequences:
- a CDS encoding ferrochelatase-like protein — MSCAPGPTKAVLLVNLGTTTAPTAPAVRRFLREFLSDRRVIDVPRFLWHSVLYGFILPFRPRSITPLYKAIWIKSDSGVVINGKTEGSPLTLYSESLAAKVQASVEKTSGGAVVARHAMRYGVKNIPSTLKALHDEFATLRELVVLPLFPQYTSTTSASIYDEVFKFYTDTRRRSIPSLRTIRDYAEHPVYVEALGSSLLSSIKAHVTAKAGAAKDWKSALSDQLPEIGIIITYHSIPVRYVEEHDDYPQRCEATTAAIKAYIEAESGVSLSGCLVHVYQSQFGNQPWLGPTLNAAATAFPLPPHDPRKHAFSDAHRNTALLTKQANVCFAMAPGFAVDCVETLNEIEREAGEVFKQSGGREFIYVPCLNDSDTHVKVLTSVVGA; from the coding sequence ATGTCGTGCGCACCTGGGCCGACGAAGGCCGTCCTCTTGGTGAACTTGGGCACCACGACTGCACCAACCGCGCCAGCGGTTCGCAGATTCCTGCGCGAGTTCCTTTCCGATCGCCGCGTCATTGACGTGCCGCGCTTTCTTTGGCACTCGGTCCTCTATGGCTTTATCCTGCCCTTTCGCCCACGCAGCATCACTCCGCTGTACAAGGCCATTTGGATCAAAAGTGACTCTGGTGTGGTCATTAATGGTAAGACCGAGGGATCTCCGTTGACGTTGTACTCGGAAAGCCTTGCAGCGAAAGTGCAGGCGTCAGTGGAGAAGACGTcaggcggcgccgttgtGGCGCGTCACGCAATGCGCTATGGCGTCAAGAACATCCCATCGACTCTCAAGGCGCTACACGACGAATTTGCCACGCTCCGCGAGTTGGTCGTTCTCCCGTTGTTTCCACAGTACACCTCCACGACATCTGCGAGCATTTACGACGAGGTGTTTAAGTTCTACACGGATACAAGGCGCCGCTCCATTCCCAGCTTGCGAACCATTCGCGACTACGCTGAGCACCCCGTCTATGTCGAAGCTCTCGGATCGAGTCTCTTGAGCAGCATCAAGGCACACGTCACCGCAaaggccggcgccgccaaggACTGGAAGTCGGCCCTCTCCGACCAGCTCCCGGAGATTGGTATCATCATCACGTACCATAGCATCCCTGTCCGCTACGTCGAGGAGCACGACGACTacccgcagcgctgcgaggccaccactgccgccatCAAGGCCTACATCGAGGCGGAGTCCGGCGTCTCCCTAAGCGGTTGCCTGGTTCATGTCTACCAGTCCCAGTTTGGTAATCAACCGTGGCTTGGTCCTACTCTCAacgctgcagcgactgcctttcccctccctccccacgACCCTAGAAAGCACGCTTTCAGCGATGCCCACCGCAACACGGCTCTCTTGACGAAGCAGGCGAATGTCTGCTTTGCCATGGCGCCGGGCTTTGCTGTGGACTGTGTGGAGACCTTGAACGAGATCGAGCGGGAGGCTGGTGAAGTCTTCAAGcagagcggcggccgcgagTTCATTTACGTTCCGTGCCTCAACGACAGCGACACCCATGTCAAGGTGCTCACCTCCGTCGTTGGCGCGTGA